In Silene latifolia isolate original U9 population chromosome X, ASM4854445v1, whole genome shotgun sequence, the following proteins share a genomic window:
- the LOC141616839 gene encoding expansin-A13-like — translation MAPPNPLHTHTATPTLVIFTLLTTLPLTITITTTPAEWSTARATFHATTDPSDTLGGACGYGDLHLTGYAKATTTAVSNILFEKGQACGACYELRCVEDPRNCISGMTVIVTVTNYCSPNFGFAADGGGNCNPPNKHFVLPVQSFRKIASWKAGNVALHYRRIKCRKEGGIRFAIDGSGVFMSVLISNVAGVGDIVGVNTKGSLTGWLPMSRSWGQNWILNADLKRQPLSFEVTTSDGATRISYNVAPKSWVFGQTFEGKQFE, via the exons ATGGCACCACCAAACCCACTTCACACTCACACTGCCACTCCCACACTCGTCATCTTTACCCTCCTCACCACACTCCcactcaccatcaccatcaccaccacTCCTGCCGAATGGTCCACCGCACGCGCCACCTTCCACGCTACGACAGACCCAAGTGACACCCTCGGCGGCGCGTGTGGGTACGGTGACCTCCACCTAACCGGGTACGCCAAGGCCACGACGACAGCGGTCAGCAACATCCTCTTCGAAAAGGGTCAAGCTTGTGGCGCCTGTTATGAGCTCAGGTGTGTTGAGGATCCTCGCAATTGTATTTCCGGAATGACCGTTATTGTTACCGTTACCAATTATTGTTCACCTAATTTCGGGTTTGCGGCTGATGGCGGTGGCAATTGTAATCCTCCTAATAAGCATTTTGTGTTGCCTGTTCAATCGTTTCGGAAGATTGCCAGTTGGAAGGCTGGGAATGTTGCTCTTCACTATCGtag GATAAAATGCAGAAAGGAAGGTGGAATCCGGTTTGCAATTGATGGCTCCGGTGTTTTTATGTCGGTACTTATCAGCAACGTTGCGGGTGTGGGTGACATTGTCGGAGTAAACACTAAGGGATCGTTGACAGGATGGCTTCCAATGTCAAGGAGTTGGGGTCAAAATTGGATATTAAATGCTGATTTGAAGAGACAGCCTCTTTCATTTGAGGTCACTACTAGTGATGGAGCTACTCGCATTTCTTACAATGTTGCTCCTAAGAGTTGGGTTTTCGGCCAAACATTTGAAGGAAAACAATTTGAGTAA